A single Equus asinus isolate D_3611 breed Donkey chromosome 21, EquAss-T2T_v2, whole genome shotgun sequence DNA region contains:
- the CCDC174 gene encoding coiled-coil domain-containing protein 174, translating to MDRRKKPLDVTASSLVDLKAELFRKQEEFKQEKLLKDSGVLGKPKATNKKPSIWSKPNAGVSNRAEKDAEQKIEEQKTLEKAREKLEEKAKLYEKMTKGDFIDEEVEDMYLVDFTQKIIDRHKEVEAFGANRDSRKAGERDDDEENLSEKDIPPPQDPSEEWVDYVDSLGRSRRCMRKDLPDLLEMDKSLQGRLFVSPANEKTLLSEDMRKELQRQQWEEEEREALKRPMGPIHYEDIRENEARQLGVGYFAFARDKELRNKQMKTLEMLREQTTDQRTKRENIKEKRKAMLEARLVKLRQKKMKKSKEDGAEEESGGGGVIGPLPPEPEAVPTPRAAAQSSKVEVIVEERKDTRPGVPHVREWDRGKEFSFGYWSKRQSDLRAERDPEFAPPSDYFVGQKRTASFSSQTWSRPAPAQTDLGQHSGPGHDPGCSHTSSSPAPSSPPRAPTVTFETLDDMISYYKQVT from the exons TTGGTAGACCTTAAGGCTGAACTCTTCCGAAAACAAGAAGAATTCAAACaagaaaaacttctaaaagaTTCTGGAGTTTTGGGAAAACCAAAAGCAACTAATAAG AAACCAAGTATCTGGAGCAAGCCGAATGCAGGAGTTTCAAATCGAGCTGAGAAGGATGCTGAGCAGAAGATTGAGGAACAGAAGACTTTAGAGAAAGCAAG ggaaaaattggaagaaaaagccaaattatatgaaaaaatgaCTAAAGGAGACTTTATTG ATGAAGAAGTGGAGGATATGTACCTTGTGGATTTCACGCAGAAGATcatagacagacacaaagaagTGGAGGCGTTTGGTGCCAACAGAGATTCTAGAAAGGCGGGAGAAAGAGACGATGATGAagaaaatctttctgaaaaagaTATACCTCCTCCCCAGGATCCCAGCGAAGAATG GGTGGATTATGTGGACTCTTTAGGGCGATCCCGTCGCTGTATGAGGAAGGATTTGCCAGATCTGCTGGAGATGGATAAAAGTCTTCAGGGGAGGCT TTTTGTTAGTCCTGCTAATGAAAAAACCTTGCTGTCTGAAGATATGAGGAAAGAGCTTCAGCGCCAGCaatgggaagaagaagagagggaggctcTCAAAAGGCCCATGGGGCCCATCCATTACGAAGACATTCGTGAAAATG AGGCCCGGCAACTTGGTGTTGGATATTTCGCCTTTGCCCGAGATAAAGAGTTGagaaacaagcaaatgaaaacgTTAGAGATGCTACGTGAACAG ACAACAGATCAGAGAACAAAACgagaaaacataaaggaaaagcgAAAGGCTATGTTAGAAGCAAGACTTGTGAAACTTcgacagaaaaagatgaaaaagtcaaaagaagatggagcagaggaagaaagtgGAG GTGGAGGTGTGATTGGGCCTTTGCCACCGGAACCAGAGGCCGTGCCGACTCCGCGTGCTGCTGCCCAGAGTAGCAAAGTAGAAGTGATCGTTGAGGAGAGGAAGGACACCAGGCCTGGAGTGCCACACGTCCGGGAGTGGGACAGAGGAAAAG aattttcctttgGGTACTGGTCGAAGAGGCAGTCAGATCTCCGGGCTGAGAGAGATCCCGAGTTTGCCCCACCATCCGATTACTTTGTGGGTCAAAAGAGAACTGCTTCTTTCAGTAGCCAGACGTGGAGCAGACCTGCACCTGCACAGACTGACCTGGGCCAGCACTCGGGCCCCGGCCACGACCCTGGCTGTTCGCACACATCAtcctctcctgcccccagcaGCCCACCACGAGCCCCCACGGTCACTTTCGAAACTCTTGATGATATGATATCATATTATAAACAAGTGACATGA